The following are encoded together in the Apis mellifera strain DH4 linkage group LG4, Amel_HAv3.1, whole genome shotgun sequence genome:
- the LOC410997 gene encoding organic cation transporter protein isoform X1, with protein MSSIDFDEVLVHVGEKGKYQNIMYYLLCISATLPAAFLAFSQGAGSFKTILIERLAGVRERVPGALVQDPRAGEFDGPDDAGGEEGVVVALRGEIGREGEEVREVQDVRCELHGDRGVVVGEREQGGGGGRGEIDEEPTAASAGRQPGLAGHQVPARVDLRQPGLRQHPGHRDLVCDNSWWPSTSTTFFYVGSLFGNVVFGWIADKWGRRTAFFAILFLEVIFSIATSFSPNYVIYTALRTVNGLSFPAIYQIPFILALELMGPRYRTFAGMVICMFFASAMSLLAVLGYLLRHWFTLSLATSVPFVLLFSYYWIIPESPRWLLSKNRIDEAEVIVQRMAKINGKTVPNNFLRKMEVEILRRQGISCNGTNSGDGSGEPAENEDRSPPPAATPMDLIRNPNIRKKFFILAFDWVANAVVYNGLSYNATNLGVSDYLAFFIGGLVEIPSYVITWYAMDRLGRRWVLCLTMLLGGLACVSCMFVPEDAVWVTVSLAMIGKFGIAASFAVFYVFVGELLPTVLRSQAMGIASFIAGIGLLAFPYIVHLAVYSRVLPLIIMGTLSVAGALTSIFLPETLNIHLPQTIEEGELFGADFKLWSCPTLPRRENSDSEEKSESMPLRFLVNGRPGNPSLAAPALQEESTSSAATTANETEADNTRPVVQRASSIPTDSGVVEVATCAEKRFDDPLAVVVIERGRTQ; from the exons ATGAGCTCGATCGACTTCGACGAGGTGTTGGTGCACGTGGGCGAGAAGGGAAAATATCAGAATATCATGTACTATCTCCTCTGCATATCGGCCACGCTTCCAGCCGCTTTCCTGGCCTTCTCCCAA GGAGCTGGGAGCTTTAAAACGATTTTGATCGAACGATTGGCAGGTGTTCGTGAGCGCGTCCCCGGAGCATTGGTGCAGGATCCCCGAGCTGGAGAATTTGACGGGCCTGATGACGCTGGAGGAGAGGAAGGCGTTGTCGTTGCCCTACGTGGAGAAATCGGACGGGAAGGTGAAGAAGTACGAGAAGTGCAAGATGTACGATGTGAATTACACGGCGATCGTGGAGTCGTGGTTGGGGAACGCGagcagggaggagggggaggacggGGCGAGATCGACGAGGAGCCGACTGCCGCCTCCGCCGGTCGGCAGCCCGGATTGGCCGGTCACCAAGTGCCGGCACGGGTGGATCTACGACAACCGGGACTACGACAGCACCCTGGTCACCGAG ACTTGGTATGCGACAACAGCTGGTGGCCTTCCACCTCTACGACCTTCTTCTACGTCGGCAGCCTGTTTGGGAACGTGGTGTTTGGCTGGATCGCGGACAAATGGGGCAGAAGGACGGCCTTCTTCGCTATACTGTTCCTCGAGGTCATATTCTCGATCGCCACCAGCTTCAGTCCCAACTACGTCATCTACACAGCGCTCAGGACCGTGAACGGCCTCTCTTTTCCAGCCATCTATCAAATACCTTTTATACTAg CGCTGGAATTGATGGGGCCGAGATACAGAACGTTCGCCGGGATGGTGATTTGCATGTTCTTCGCGTCGGCGATGTCTCTTCTGGCCGTGCTG GGCTACTTGCTCAGGCACTGGTTCACCCTCTCCCTGGCAACCTCCGTCCCCTTCGTTCTGCTCTTCAGCTACTACTGGATCATCCCGGAATCGCCGCGATGGCTGCTCAGCAAGAACAGAATAGACGAGGCGGAGGTGATCGTTCAACGGATGGCGAAGATCAACGGGAAAACGGTGCCgaacaattttcttcgaaagatGGAG GTGGAGATATTGCGGAGGCAGGGGATATCTTGCAACGGGACGAATTCGGGGGACGGGTCGGGGGAACCGGCCGAGAACGAGGACAGATCGCCTCCACCCGCGGCCACGCCTATGGATCTGATCAGAAATCCAAACATCAGGAAGAAGTTCTTCATCCTGGCGTTCGACTGGGTGGCGAACGCGGTCGTCTATAACGGATTGTCGTACAACGCGACCAACCTCGGCGTCTCCGATTATCTGGCCTTCTTCATCG GCGGACTCGTGGAAATACCGTCGTACGTGATCACGTGGTACGCGATGGATCGATTGGGGAGGAGATGGGTGTTGTGCCTGACCATGCTTTTAGGCGGCCTCGCTTGCGTCTCTTGCATGTTCGTTCCCGAAG ACGCCGTATGGGTGACGGTGTCACTGGCTATGATCGGGAAATTCGGTATCGCCGCCTCGTTCGCCGTGTTCTACGTGTTCGTCGGGGAATTGTTGCCGACCGTGTTGAGGTCGCAAGCGATGGGCATCGCCTCGTTCATAGCTGGCATCGGTCTCCTCGCTTTCCCGTACATCGTCCATCTGGCGGTCTACTCGAGAGTCCTGCCGCTGATCATAATGGGCACGCTGAGCGTAGCAGGCGCCCTCACCTCCATCTTCCTTCCGGAAACGCTCAACATCCATTTGCCTCAAACGATCGAGGAAGGCGAGTTGTTCGGCGCCGATTTCAAGCTCTGGTCCTGTCCAACGTTGCCAAG aaGAGAAAACTCGGACTCGGAGGAAAAATCGGAATCGATGCCGCTCAGGTTCCTGGTGAACGGTCGGCCGGGAAATCCATCGTTGGCTGCCCCCGCGTTGCAGGAAGAATCGACGAGCTCGGCTGCGACCACCGCAAACGAGACGGAAGCGGACAACACTCGTCCCGTCGTTCAACGCGCGAGTAGTATCCCGACGGATAGTGGTGTGGTGGAGGTCGCCACTTGTGCCGAGAAAAGATTCGACGATCCATTGGCTGTGGTCGTTATCGAGCGAGGAAGAACGCAGTGA
- the LOC410994 gene encoding tubulin beta chain, whose amino-acid sequence MREIVHLQAGQCGNQIGAKFWEVISEEHGIDQSGIYHGDSDLQLERISVYYNEASVATSTNGGKYVPRAILLDLEPGTMDAVRSGAYGKLFRPDNFVFGQSGAGNNWAKGHYTEGAELVDSVLDVVRKECENCDCLQGFQLTHSLGGGTGSGMGTLLISKIREEYPDRIMNTYSVMPSPKVSDTVVEPYNATLSVHQLVENTDETYCIDNEALYDICFRTLKVSNPSYGDLNHLVSLTMSGVTTCLRFPGQLNADLRKLAVNMVPFPRLHFFMPGFAPLTSRSMQQYSALSVPELTQQMFDAKNMMAACDPRHGRYLTVAAVFRGRMSMKEVDEQMLSVQNKNSSYFVEWIPNNVKTAVCDIPPKGLKMSSTFIGNTTAIQELFKRISEQFTAMFRRKAFLHWYTGEGMDEMEFTEAESNMNDLVSEYQQYQEATAEEDFEAEECADDFETCDQE is encoded by the exons ATGAGGGAGATCGTACATCTGCAGGCTGGACAATGCGGAAACCAGATTGGTGCAAAG TTCTGGGAAGTGATCTCCGAGGAGCACGGCATCGACCAGTCGGGCATCTATCATGGAGACAGCGATCTGCAATTGGAGCGAATTTCCGTCTACTATAACGAGGCTTCTG TGGCGACCTCGACCAACGGAGGAAAGTACGTGCCGAGAGCGATCCTCCTGGATCTCGAGCCAGGGACGATGGACGCCGTTCGATCGGGTGCCTACGGGAAGCTGTTCCGCCCCGACAACTTCGTGTTCGGCCAATCGGGGGCCGGCAACAATTGGGCGAAGGGGCATTACACGGAGGGCGCTGAACTGGTGGACTCGGTGTTGGACGTGGTGAGAAAGGAATGCGAGAATTGCGACTGCCTGCAAGGCTTCCAACTGACCCACTCGTTGGGGGGCGGCACCGGTTCCGGGATGGGCACGTTGCTCATCTCCAAGATCCGGGAGGAGTACCCTGACCGTATAATGAACACGTACTCGGTGATGCCGTCCCCCAAAGTGTCCGACACCGTGGTCGAGCCGTACAACGCTACCCTGTCCGTCCACCAATTGGTCGAGAACACGGACGAGACTTATTGCATCGACAACGAGGCCCTCTACGACATCTGCTTCCGCACGTTGAAAGTGTCGAATCCAAGCTACGGCGATCTGAATCATCTCGTCTCGCTGACCATGTCCGGGGTGACCACCTGCCTCAGGTTCCCCGGCCAACTGAACGCAGATCTGAGAAAGCTGGCCGTGAACATGGTCCCGTTCCCGCGTCTGCACTTCTTCATGCCTGGCTTCGCCCCGTTGACGTCCAGATCCATGCAACAATACTCGGCTCTCTCCGTCCCCGAGCTAACTCAACAGATGTTCGACGCGAAGAACATGATGGCCGCCTGCGATCCCAGGCACGGACGTTACCTGACCGTGGCGGCGGTGTTCAGGGGCAGGATGTCGATGAAGGAGGTGGACGAGCAGATGTTGAGCGTGCAGAACAAGAACAGCTCGTACTTCGTCGAGTGGATCCCCAATAACGTGAAGACGGCCGTGTGCGACATCCCGCCCAAAGGTTTGAAGATGTCGTCCACGTTCATAGGGAACACGACCGCGATCCAGGAATTGTTCAAACGTATCTCGGAACAGTTCACGGCCATGTTCCGGAGGAAGGCGTTCCTCCATTGGTACACCGGAGAGGGTATGGACGAGATGGAGTTCACCGAGGCAGAGTCGAACATGAACGACCTGGTCTCCGAGTATCAGCAGTATCAGGAGGCTACGGCCGAGGAGGATTTCGAGGCCGAGGAATGCGCCGACGATTTCGAGACCTGCGACCAGGAGTGA
- the LOC100577548 gene encoding tubulin beta chain isoform X1 — translation MWKWDWRKVLGGDRGRAWPDTGRKFSRGIRSSIATIERVFRGRGRYRSNIYRLTVHFTPKSGISRLSFPDKRYVPRAILVDLDPSSVNNVLSGAWGKMFKPDNVATGKAGTGNNWAKGYYTEGAELISVALDLIRTEAEACDLIQGIQLVHSLGGGSGGGMSALLMTKLKEEYPETIIKSYCVIPHSSMPTVVVEPYNAILTLVKAIDCNDQTFCVDNRAMHHICTNVLKLTTPTFTDTNRIISNYMSGITTCFRFPGQLNTDLRKLLVNLVPFPRLHFFIPGYAPLYSRSAAPYVKLDVAELTKQLFHANSMFVYCDPTRAKFLTVAVIFRGRMSTKYVDEQMLNIRSKNSPHFIEWIPNNIQTAICDIPPRGINMSGSMISNSTAIQKPVKRLMSAFDDMLKKRAYLHWYTNEGMDESEFNESYSTMYDLLFEYQQHQEAVAETSIVDESTEYEE, via the exons ATGTGGAAATGGGATTGGCGCAAAG TTTTGGGAGGTGATCGCGGACGAGCATGGCCTGACACCGGACGGAAATTTTCAAGGGGAATCCGATCTTCAATCGCAACGATTGAACGTGTATTTCGTGGAAGGGGCAGGTATCGTTCGAATATTTACAGGTTAACCGTGCATTTTACGCCGAAAAGCGGTATTTCTCGCCTCTCTTTTCCAGATAAAAGGTACGTCCCGAGAGCTATTCTGGTCGATCTCGACCCATCGAGCGTGAACAACGTTTTGTCCGGTGCGTGGGGGAAAATGTTCAAGCCTGACAACGTTGCCACAGGTAAAGCTGGGACAGGGAACAATTGGGCGAAAGGTTACTACACCGAGGGAGCGGAATTGATCAGCGTTGCGTTAGATCTGATTCGCACGGAGGCTGAGGCCTGCGATCTGATTCAAG GAATTCAACTCGTTCACTCGCTGGGCGGCGGGAGCGGCGGCGGGATGTCCGCGTTGCTAATGACCAAACTGAAGGAGGAATATCCGGAGACGATCATCAAATCTTATTGCGTGATACCGCACTCGTCGATGCCGACCGTGGTTGTGGAGCCGTACAACGCAATATTGACTCTCGTCAAAGCGATCGATTGCAACGATCAAACATTTTGCGTGGACAATAGAGCGATGCATCACATCTGCACCAACGTTCTAAAGCTCACCACGCCGACGTTCACCGACACGAATCGGATAATATCGAATTACATGTCGGGGATCACGACTTGCTTCAGATTCCCCGGCCAGTTGAACACCGATCTGAGGAAGTTGTTGGTCAACCTGGTACCGTTCCCGAGGCTTCACTTCTTCATCCCCGGCTACGCCCCCCTATACTCCCGAAGCGCCGCCCCCTACGTAAAATTAGACGTCGCGGAGCTGACGAAGCAGTTGTTCCACGCGAACAGCATGTTCGTTTACTGCGACCCGACCAGGGCCAAGTTTCTCACCGTGGCGGTGATCTTCAGAGGCAGGATGTCGACCAAG TACGTGGACGAGCAAATGTTGAACATACGAAGCAAAAACAGCCCGCATTTCATCGAATGGATACCGAACAACATACAGACCGCGATATGCGATATCCCCCCCCGCGGGATCAATATGAGCGGCAGCATGATATCGAACTCGACGGCGATACAGAAGCCTGTGAAAAGGCTAATGTCCGCGTTCGACGACATGTTGAAGAAACGTGCTTACCTCCATTGGTATACGAACGAGGGGATGGACGAAAGCGAGTTTAACGAATCTTATTCCACTATGTACGATCTGTTATTCGAGTATCAACAACACCAGGAAGCGGTCGCCGAGACTAGCATCGTTGACGAGTCGACGGAATACGAGGAATGA
- the LOC100577548 gene encoding tubulin beta chain isoform X2 codes for MREIVHVQIGQCGNGIGAKFWEVIADEHGLTPDGNFQGESDLQSQRLNVYFVEGADKRYVPRAILVDLDPSSVNNVLSGAWGKMFKPDNVATGKAGTGNNWAKGYYTEGAELISVALDLIRTEAEACDLIQGIQLVHSLGGGSGGGMSALLMTKLKEEYPETIIKSYCVIPHSSMPTVVVEPYNAILTLVKAIDCNDQTFCVDNRAMHHICTNVLKLTTPTFTDTNRIISNYMSGITTCFRFPGQLNTDLRKLLVNLVPFPRLHFFIPGYAPLYSRSAAPYVKLDVAELTKQLFHANSMFVYCDPTRAKFLTVAVIFRGRMSTKYVDEQMLNIRSKNSPHFIEWIPNNIQTAICDIPPRGINMSGSMISNSTAIQKPVKRLMSAFDDMLKKRAYLHWYTNEGMDESEFNESYSTMYDLLFEYQQHQEAVAETSIVDESTEYEE; via the exons ATGCGGGAGATTGTGCACGTGCAGATCGGCCAATGTGGAAATGGGATTGGCGCAAAG TTTTGGGAGGTGATCGCGGACGAGCATGGCCTGACACCGGACGGAAATTTTCAAGGGGAATCCGATCTTCAATCGCAACGATTGAACGTGTATTTCGTGGAAGGGGCAG ATAAAAGGTACGTCCCGAGAGCTATTCTGGTCGATCTCGACCCATCGAGCGTGAACAACGTTTTGTCCGGTGCGTGGGGGAAAATGTTCAAGCCTGACAACGTTGCCACAGGTAAAGCTGGGACAGGGAACAATTGGGCGAAAGGTTACTACACCGAGGGAGCGGAATTGATCAGCGTTGCGTTAGATCTGATTCGCACGGAGGCTGAGGCCTGCGATCTGATTCAAG GAATTCAACTCGTTCACTCGCTGGGCGGCGGGAGCGGCGGCGGGATGTCCGCGTTGCTAATGACCAAACTGAAGGAGGAATATCCGGAGACGATCATCAAATCTTATTGCGTGATACCGCACTCGTCGATGCCGACCGTGGTTGTGGAGCCGTACAACGCAATATTGACTCTCGTCAAAGCGATCGATTGCAACGATCAAACATTTTGCGTGGACAATAGAGCGATGCATCACATCTGCACCAACGTTCTAAAGCTCACCACGCCGACGTTCACCGACACGAATCGGATAATATCGAATTACATGTCGGGGATCACGACTTGCTTCAGATTCCCCGGCCAGTTGAACACCGATCTGAGGAAGTTGTTGGTCAACCTGGTACCGTTCCCGAGGCTTCACTTCTTCATCCCCGGCTACGCCCCCCTATACTCCCGAAGCGCCGCCCCCTACGTAAAATTAGACGTCGCGGAGCTGACGAAGCAGTTGTTCCACGCGAACAGCATGTTCGTTTACTGCGACCCGACCAGGGCCAAGTTTCTCACCGTGGCGGTGATCTTCAGAGGCAGGATGTCGACCAAG TACGTGGACGAGCAAATGTTGAACATACGAAGCAAAAACAGCCCGCATTTCATCGAATGGATACCGAACAACATACAGACCGCGATATGCGATATCCCCCCCCGCGGGATCAATATGAGCGGCAGCATGATATCGAACTCGACGGCGATACAGAAGCCTGTGAAAAGGCTAATGTCCGCGTTCGACGACATGTTGAAGAAACGTGCTTACCTCCATTGGTATACGAACGAGGGGATGGACGAAAGCGAGTTTAACGAATCTTATTCCACTATGTACGATCTGTTATTCGAGTATCAACAACACCAGGAAGCGGTCGCCGAGACTAGCATCGTTGACGAGTCGACGGAATACGAGGAATGA
- the LOC408782 gene encoding tubulin beta-1 chain — MREIVHIQAGQCGNQIGAKFWEIISDEHGIDPTGTYHGDSDLQLERINVYYNEASGGKYVPRAILVDLEPGTMDSVRSGPFGQIFRPDNFVFGQSGAGNNWAKGHYTEGAELVDSVLDVVRKEAESCDCLQGFQLTHSLGGGTGSGMGTLLISKIREEYPDRIMNTYSVVPSPKVSDTVVEPYNATLSVHQLVENTDETYCIDNEALYDICFRTLKLSTPTYGDLNHLVSLTMSGVTTCLRFPGQLNADLRKLAVNMVPFPRLHFFMPGFAPLTSRGSQQYRALSVPELTQQMFDAKNMMAACDPRHGRYLTVAAIFRGRMSMKEVDEQMLNIQNKNSSYFVEWIPNNVKTAVCDIPPRGLKMSATFIGNSTAIQELFKRISEQFTAMFRRKAFLHWYTGEGMDEMEFTEAESNMNDLVSEYQQYQEATADEDAEFDEEQEAEVDEN; from the exons ATGAGGGAAATCGTCCACATTCAAGCTGGCCAGTGCGGTAACCAAATTGGCGCAAAG ttttggGAAATCATCAGTGACGAGCATGGTATCGACCCAACCGGTACTTATCATGGCGATTCCGATCTTCAATTGGAAAGAATCAACGTATACTATAATGAAGCATCTGGAGGGAAATACGTACCACGTGCCATCCTCGTCGATTTGGAGCCAGGCACGATGGACTCCGTTCGCTCGGGACCATTTGGCCAAATATTTAGACCAGATAATTTCGTGTTTGGACAGTCTGGAGCTGGTAACAATTGGGCAAAAGGTCATTACACCGAAGGTGCCGAATTGGTAGACTCTGTCCTCGACGTAGTCAGGAAAGAGGCCGAAAGCTGCGACTGCTTGCAAGGTTTCCAATTGACCCACTCTTTGGGCGGCGGTACCGGATCCGGTATGGGAACGTTGCTCATCTCGAAAATTCGCGAAGAATATCCCGATAGAATCATGAATACATACTCCGTCGTACCGTCCCCTAAAGTATCGGACACCGTCGTAGAACCGTACAACGCAACGCTTTCCGTACATCAACTGGTAGAAAATACAGATGAAACTTACTGCATCGATAACGAGGCACTTTACGACATTTGCTTCCGCACTCTGAAATTATCCACGCCTACATACGGTGATCTGAACCATCTCGTTTCCCTTACGATGTCTGGTGTCACTACTTGCCTGAGGTTCCCCGGCCAATTGAACGCCGATCTGAGAAAACTCGCTGTGAACATGGTACCGTTCCCTCGTCTTCACTTCTTCATGCCAGGATTCGCACCGCTCACGTCTCGTGGAAGCCAACAATACAGAGCTCTCTCTGTACCCGAGCTAACCCAACAGATGTTCGACGCGAAGAACATGATGGCCGCCTGCGACCCGAGGCACGGAAGGTATCTCACGGTGGCGGCCATTTTCCGTGGCAGAATGTCGATGAAAGAGGTCGACGAGCAAATGCTCAACATCCAGAACAAGAACAGCTCCTACTTCGTCGAATGGATCCCCAACAACGTGAAGACGGCCGTCTGCGACATCCCACCCCGCGGTTTGAAGATGTCCGCTACCTTCATCGGCAACTCGACAGCCATTCAAGAGCTGTTCAAACGAATCTCCGAACAGTTCACCGCCATGTTCAGGAGGAAAGCTTTCCTTCACTGGTATACCGGCGAGGGTATGGACGAGATGGAGTTCACCGAGGCCGAATCGAACATGAACGACTTAGTTTCGGAATATCAGCAATACCAAGAGGCCACCGCAGACGAAGATGCGGAATTCGACGAGGAACAGGAAGCAGAAGTCGACGAAAATTAA
- the LOC410997 gene encoding organic cation transporter 1 isoform X2, whose translation MSSIDFDEVLVHVGEKGKYQNIMYYLLCISATLPAAFLAFSQVFVSASPEHWCRIPELENLTGLMTLEERKALSLPYVEKSDGKVKKYEKCKMYDVNYTAIVESWLGNASREEGEDGARSTRSRLPPPPVGSPDWPVTKCRHGWIYDNRDYDSTLVTELDLVCDNSWWPSTSTTFFYVGSLFGNVVFGWIADKWGRRTAFFAILFLEVIFSIATSFSPNYVIYTALRTVNGLSFPAIYQIPFILALELMGPRYRTFAGMVICMFFASAMSLLAVLGYLLRHWFTLSLATSVPFVLLFSYYWIIPESPRWLLSKNRIDEAEVIVQRMAKINGKTVPNNFLRKMEVEILRRQGISCNGTNSGDGSGEPAENEDRSPPPAATPMDLIRNPNIRKKFFILAFDWVANAVVYNGLSYNATNLGVSDYLAFFIGGLVEIPSYVITWYAMDRLGRRWVLCLTMLLGGLACVSCMFVPEDAVWVTVSLAMIGKFGIAASFAVFYVFVGELLPTVLRSQAMGIASFIAGIGLLAFPYIVHLAVYSRVLPLIIMGTLSVAGALTSIFLPETLNIHLPQTIEEGELFGADFKLWSCPTLPRRENSDSEEKSESMPLRFLVNGRPGNPSLAAPALQEESTSSAATTANETEADNTRPVVQRASSIPTDSGVVEVATCAEKRFDDPLAVVVIERGRTQ comes from the exons ATGAGCTCGATCGACTTCGACGAGGTGTTGGTGCACGTGGGCGAGAAGGGAAAATATCAGAATATCATGTACTATCTCCTCTGCATATCGGCCACGCTTCCAGCCGCTTTCCTGGCCTTCTCCCAA GTGTTCGTGAGCGCGTCCCCGGAGCATTGGTGCAGGATCCCCGAGCTGGAGAATTTGACGGGCCTGATGACGCTGGAGGAGAGGAAGGCGTTGTCGTTGCCCTACGTGGAGAAATCGGACGGGAAGGTGAAGAAGTACGAGAAGTGCAAGATGTACGATGTGAATTACACGGCGATCGTGGAGTCGTGGTTGGGGAACGCGagcagggaggagggggaggacggGGCGAGATCGACGAGGAGCCGACTGCCGCCTCCGCCGGTCGGCAGCCCGGATTGGCCGGTCACCAAGTGCCGGCACGGGTGGATCTACGACAACCGGGACTACGACAGCACCCTGGTCACCGAG CTAGACTTGGTATGCGACAACAGCTGGTGGCCTTCCACCTCTACGACCTTCTTCTACGTCGGCAGCCTGTTTGGGAACGTGGTGTTTGGCTGGATCGCGGACAAATGGGGCAGAAGGACGGCCTTCTTCGCTATACTGTTCCTCGAGGTCATATTCTCGATCGCCACCAGCTTCAGTCCCAACTACGTCATCTACACAGCGCTCAGGACCGTGAACGGCCTCTCTTTTCCAGCCATCTATCAAATACCTTTTATACTAg CGCTGGAATTGATGGGGCCGAGATACAGAACGTTCGCCGGGATGGTGATTTGCATGTTCTTCGCGTCGGCGATGTCTCTTCTGGCCGTGCTG GGCTACTTGCTCAGGCACTGGTTCACCCTCTCCCTGGCAACCTCCGTCCCCTTCGTTCTGCTCTTCAGCTACTACTGGATCATCCCGGAATCGCCGCGATGGCTGCTCAGCAAGAACAGAATAGACGAGGCGGAGGTGATCGTTCAACGGATGGCGAAGATCAACGGGAAAACGGTGCCgaacaattttcttcgaaagatGGAG GTGGAGATATTGCGGAGGCAGGGGATATCTTGCAACGGGACGAATTCGGGGGACGGGTCGGGGGAACCGGCCGAGAACGAGGACAGATCGCCTCCACCCGCGGCCACGCCTATGGATCTGATCAGAAATCCAAACATCAGGAAGAAGTTCTTCATCCTGGCGTTCGACTGGGTGGCGAACGCGGTCGTCTATAACGGATTGTCGTACAACGCGACCAACCTCGGCGTCTCCGATTATCTGGCCTTCTTCATCG GCGGACTCGTGGAAATACCGTCGTACGTGATCACGTGGTACGCGATGGATCGATTGGGGAGGAGATGGGTGTTGTGCCTGACCATGCTTTTAGGCGGCCTCGCTTGCGTCTCTTGCATGTTCGTTCCCGAAG ACGCCGTATGGGTGACGGTGTCACTGGCTATGATCGGGAAATTCGGTATCGCCGCCTCGTTCGCCGTGTTCTACGTGTTCGTCGGGGAATTGTTGCCGACCGTGTTGAGGTCGCAAGCGATGGGCATCGCCTCGTTCATAGCTGGCATCGGTCTCCTCGCTTTCCCGTACATCGTCCATCTGGCGGTCTACTCGAGAGTCCTGCCGCTGATCATAATGGGCACGCTGAGCGTAGCAGGCGCCCTCACCTCCATCTTCCTTCCGGAAACGCTCAACATCCATTTGCCTCAAACGATCGAGGAAGGCGAGTTGTTCGGCGCCGATTTCAAGCTCTGGTCCTGTCCAACGTTGCCAAG aaGAGAAAACTCGGACTCGGAGGAAAAATCGGAATCGATGCCGCTCAGGTTCCTGGTGAACGGTCGGCCGGGAAATCCATCGTTGGCTGCCCCCGCGTTGCAGGAAGAATCGACGAGCTCGGCTGCGACCACCGCAAACGAGACGGAAGCGGACAACACTCGTCCCGTCGTTCAACGCGCGAGTAGTATCCCGACGGATAGTGGTGTGGTGGAGGTCGCCACTTGTGCCGAGAAAAGATTCGACGATCCATTGGCTGTGGTCGTTATCGAGCGAGGAAGAACGCAGTGA
- the LOC410996 gene encoding tubulin beta chain: MREIVHIQAGQCGNQIGAKFWEVISDEHGIDPSGTYHGDSDLQLERINVYYNEASGGKYVPRAILVDLEPGTMDSVRSGPFGHIFRPDNFVFGQSGAGNNWAKGHYTEGAELVDSVLDVVRKEAESCDCLQGFQLTHSLGGGTGSGMGTLLISKIREEYPDRIMTTFSVVPSPKVSDTVVEPYNATLSVHQLVENTDQAYCIDNEALYDICFRTLKLSTPTYGDLNHLVSATMSGVTTCLRFPGQLNADLRKLAVNMVPFPRLHFFMPGFAPLTSRGSQQYRALTVPELTQQMFDAKNMMAACDPRHGRYLTVAAVFRGRMSMKEVDEQMLNIQNKNSSYFVEWIPNNVKTAVCDIPPRGLKMSATFIGNSTAIQELFKRISEQFTAMFRRKAFLHWYTGEGMDEMEFTEAESNMNDLVSEYQQYQEATAEDEGEFDEEEETEK, translated from the exons ATGCGGGAAATCGTGCATATCCAAGCTGGACAATGTGGCAACCAAATTGGTGCCAAG TTCTGGGAGGTGATCTCGGACGAGCATGGCATCGACCCATCCGGTACCTATCACGGAGACTCGGACCTACAACTGGAAAGGATCAACGTGTACTACAACGAGGCGTCAGGCGGGAAATACGTACCTCGCGCTATCCTCGTCGATCTGGAGCCAGGCACCATGGACTCGGTACGGTCCGGCCCGTTCGGCCATATATTCCGCCCCGACAATTTCGTGTTCGGCCAATCCGGGGCTGGGAACAATTGGGCGAAGGGGCACTACACCGAGGGCGCGGAGCTGGTCGACTCGGTGCTGGACGTGGTCAGGAAGGAGGCGGAAAGCTGCGACTGCCTGCAAGGCTTTCAACTGACCCACTCGTTGGGCGGTGGCACCGGTTCCGGGATGGGCACCCTCTTGATCTCGAAAATTCGCGAGGAATATCCGGACAGGATAATGACCACCTTCTCCGTGGTACCGTCACCCAAGGTGTCCGACACCGTGGTCGAGCCTTACAACGCGACACTGTCCGTCCACCAATTGGTCGAGAACACCGACCAGGCTTACTGCATCGACAACGAGGCCCTCTACGACATCTGTTTCCGCACCTTGAAACTATCCACACCGACTTACGGTGATCTGAATCATCTCGTCTCGGCTACGATGTCGGGCGTGACCACCTGCCTCCGTTTCCCCGGCCAATTGAACGCCGATCTGAGAAAGTTAGCCGTGAACATGGTCCCGTTCCCCCGTCTGCACTTCTTCATGCCGGGCTTCGCGCCGTTAACCTCGCGCGGCAGTCAACAATACAGAGCGTTAACGGTCCCGGAGCTAACCCAACAAATGTTCGACGCGAAAAACATGATGGCCGCCTGTGATCCGAGGCACGGCCGTTACCTCACCGTGGCAGCAGTGTTCCGCGGCAGAATGTCGATGAAGGAGGTGGACGAGCAAATGCTCAACATCCAGAACAAGAACAGCTCGTATTTCGTCGAGTGGATCCCGAACAACGTGAAGACGGCCGTGTGCGACATCCCGCCCCGCGGTTTGAAGATGTCGGCCACGTTTATCGGCAACTCGACAGCTATTCAAGAGCTGTTCAAGAGAATTTCCGAACAGTTCACCGCCATGTTCAGGAGAAAGGCGTTCCTCCATTGGTACACGGGCGAGGGTATGGACGAGATGGAGTTCACCGAGGCCGAGTCGAATATGAACGATCTGGTGTCCGAATATCAACAATACCAAGAAGCCACCGCCGAGGACGAGGGAGAATtcgacgaggaggaagagacgGAGAAGTGA